One window of Erwinia aphidicola genomic DNA carries:
- the gpM gene encoding phage terminase small subunit, whose protein sequence is MGLSPAQRHNRRIEMEQKLAKQEAINSATSLHMQLLALNDDLERVRSQPTIAERIEMKRNDLLPRWMPTVREYIDAGKNYRNPVFAWCVIWLFDVGDFEQALDLADVAISQEQPTPENIKSTFPAFVADTVLAWSEETLARGESIEPYFSRTFEKVTEHWRLHEEITAKWFKFAGLMLLRDGKGEARATAHDDVELLEKADALLAAAESRHKKVGVGTMRKTIAARIRSLSNQP, encoded by the coding sequence ATGGGACTTTCACCCGCACAGCGCCATAACAGGCGTATTGAGATGGAACAGAAGCTGGCAAAGCAGGAAGCCATCAACAGCGCGACCAGTCTGCACATGCAGCTGCTGGCACTGAATGACGATCTGGAGCGGGTGAGGTCACAGCCTACCATTGCTGAGCGCATCGAGATGAAGCGTAACGACCTGCTGCCGCGCTGGATGCCTACCGTGCGTGAGTATATCGACGCCGGGAAAAACTACCGCAACCCAGTGTTTGCCTGGTGCGTTATCTGGCTGTTTGACGTGGGTGACTTTGAGCAGGCGCTCGATCTGGCCGATGTCGCCATCAGCCAGGAGCAGCCCACGCCGGAAAACATTAAAAGCACGTTCCCGGCGTTCGTGGCGGATACCGTGCTGGCCTGGTCAGAAGAGACGCTGGCCCGTGGTGAAAGCATCGAGCCGTATTTCTCGCGCACCTTTGAAAAGGTGACGGAACACTGGCGGCTGCATGAGGAAATCACGGCCAAATGGTTCAAGTTTGCCGGGCTGATGCTGCTGCGTGACGGCAAGGGGGAGGCCCGCGCCACCGCGCACGACGATGTGGAATTACTGGAAAAAGCGGACGCGCTTCTGGCCGCCGCTGAATCCCGTCACAAAAAAGTGGGTGTGGGGACCATGCGTAAAACCATCGCTGCCCGCATCCGTTCGCTGAGCAATCAGCCATAA
- a CDS encoding phage major capsid protein, P2 family yields MKLNKRAEQFINAYAAGLAESYGVNKPNRYFSLSDPQETTLRQALLESVEFLNLITVADVDQLSGQVVSVGSSVLHTGRSESGRFSRRVGVEGNEYKLVETDSCAALRWDLLSLWANAGDENEFFQLVQTFSNQAFALDQLRIGFNGTSVEKTTDAEANPNGEDVNIGWHKRMEDFEDGKQILTDAVTLGEGGDYASLDAMASDLISSKITAQYRTDPRLVVLVGADLVAAEQYRLYQKADRPTEKIAAQMLDSTIAGRKAIVPPFMPGKRMVVTPLSNLHIYTQRGTRQRKAEFVEDRKQYENKYLRNEGYAVEVPELYAAIDEKAVTIGNVSPPVEG; encoded by the coding sequence ATGAAATTAAATAAACGTGCGGAACAGTTTATTAATGCCTATGCAGCGGGTCTTGCTGAAAGTTACGGCGTTAATAAACCTAACCGCTATTTTTCGCTGAGCGACCCGCAGGAAACAACGCTACGTCAGGCGCTGCTGGAGTCCGTGGAGTTTCTTAACCTGATCACCGTGGCTGATGTTGATCAGCTGTCCGGCCAGGTGGTGTCCGTGGGGTCTTCTGTACTGCATACCGGGCGCAGTGAAAGTGGGCGTTTTAGTCGGCGCGTAGGCGTTGAGGGCAACGAATACAAGCTGGTTGAAACCGATTCATGTGCAGCGTTGCGCTGGGATCTGCTGTCACTGTGGGCCAACGCGGGCGACGAAAACGAGTTTTTCCAGCTGGTGCAGACCTTTTCGAACCAGGCGTTTGCGCTCGACCAGCTGCGCATTGGCTTTAACGGCACGTCAGTGGAAAAAACCACAGACGCAGAGGCTAACCCTAACGGTGAAGACGTCAATATCGGCTGGCATAAGCGCATGGAAGATTTTGAAGACGGCAAGCAAATCCTCACCGATGCCGTGACCCTGGGTGAGGGTGGCGATTATGCATCACTGGATGCGATGGCCTCTGACCTTATCAGCAGCAAAATCACGGCGCAGTACCGCACTGACCCGCGCCTGGTGGTGCTGGTTGGTGCTGATCTGGTGGCCGCTGAGCAATACCGCCTGTACCAGAAAGCTGACCGCCCGACCGAGAAGATCGCCGCGCAGATGCTGGACAGCACAATCGCGGGCCGCAAGGCGATCGTGCCGCCGTTCATGCCGGGCAAGCGCATGGTGGTGACGCCGCTCAGTAACCTGCATATCTATACGCAGCGCGGCACCCGCCAGCGTAAGGCGGAGTTTGTTGAGGACCGCAAGCAGTACGAAAACAAGTACCTGCGCAATGAAGGTTACGCCGTTGAAGTGCCGGAGCTGTACGCGGCGATTGACGAAAAAGCCGTGACTATCGGCAATGTTTCGCCACCAGTAGAGGGCTAA
- a CDS encoding GPO family capsid scaffolding protein — protein MSHLRTDWLCVATEGDTVDKRELERQWLIDAAETYDPKLYGALIWPEHEKDFGNFGEVLCTMWQEGDDGLVRLYVQLRPNAYLLDANSRDQLIYFSVELTEDGNWRGTGRSYLEGLAVTDTPASVGTTRLRFNKRRKSNPGYYACRVSRKGIEQDNEMKKPNWQSYFGIKPKHFEENTDEPSGDEPDQLQVLADALNNLETRVAAIESQLSDTQEDLDTVKEVVDTEDFAVLRDNVSDIVKNFNKLDKKVTTLPRRSFGTKKNEPASRFKFL, from the coding sequence ATGTCGCATTTACGCACTGACTGGCTTTGTGTTGCTACAGAAGGAGATACCGTAGATAAGCGGGAATTAGAAAGGCAGTGGCTTATTGATGCTGCTGAAACCTATGACCCGAAGTTATACGGCGCATTAATCTGGCCTGAACATGAAAAAGATTTCGGCAATTTTGGCGAAGTGCTTTGCACAATGTGGCAGGAAGGTGATGACGGGCTGGTGAGGCTGTATGTTCAGCTGCGGCCTAATGCGTATCTGCTGGACGCAAACAGCCGCGACCAGCTGATTTATTTTTCAGTGGAGCTGACCGAAGACGGCAACTGGCGCGGCACGGGGCGCAGCTATCTTGAAGGGCTGGCCGTTACCGATACCCCCGCCAGCGTGGGAACTACCCGACTGCGATTTAATAAACGCAGGAAATCTAACCCCGGTTATTACGCCTGCCGCGTGAGCCGGAAAGGAATTGAACAGGATAACGAAATGAAAAAACCTAACTGGCAGAGCTATTTTGGTATTAAGCCTAAGCACTTTGAAGAAAATACCGATGAGCCTTCAGGTGATGAGCCGGATCAGCTTCAGGTTCTGGCTGACGCGCTAAATAATCTGGAAACCCGCGTTGCGGCAATTGAATCCCAGCTTTCTGACACGCAGGAAGATCTGGATACGGTGAAAGAAGTCGTGGATACCGAAGATTTTGCAGTGCTGCGCGATAACGTATCCGATATTGTTAAGAACTTTAACAAGCTGGATAAGAAAGTTACCACGCTGCCGCGCCGCAGTTTTGGTACTAAAAAGAACGAGCCAGCATCGCGATTTAAATTCCTGTAA
- a CDS encoding terminase large subunit domain-containing protein, whose product MAKYSDELRGVARALYLRRHTPKEIATDLNLPNARIVYYWAEKFGWADLLSHESTEEAIERRCQLLAQRDGKTDLELKELDLLIAHSTKLRAQANKHKEKLAEARGRGGSGRGSGDGEEEDGQPRKKRQYKKNDISGLNQDDFDEWAKEYLFGYQKHLRLNIGQQVRNILKSRQIGATWYFAFEAFENAVLTGDPQIFLSASKAQAEVFRSYIVNIAEQYFGITLTGNPIRLSNGAELRFLSTNKNTAQSYSGHLYCDEYFWVPNFARLNEVASAMATHDKWRTTYFSTPSAKTHQAYPFWTGEEWKLGSKKRAATTFPKFSELRDGGRLCPDGQWRYVITLEDAIKGGFNLASIDKLRNRYNADTFNMLYMCVFVDSKNSVFKFSDLEACAVDVSAWQDHDPEALRPFGNRPVWGGFDPARSGDLSTFVIVAPPQHDGEKFRVLRVFNWRGMNFRWQAKQIEKLFKHYNFTYLGVDVTGIGSGVFDNIQHFALRVAVAIRYDRHTKDQLVLKAADVVGSRRIEWDRDLKEIPASFMSIRHTTTSSGNAMTFVADRSPETGHAEAFWAISHALHNEPLNYENKPKSKWGLKKAA is encoded by the coding sequence ATGGCTAAATACAGTGATGAATTAAGAGGCGTTGCGCGAGCGCTTTATCTGCGACGACACACGCCTAAAGAAATTGCGACCGATTTAAATCTGCCGAATGCGCGGATCGTTTACTACTGGGCGGAGAAATTCGGCTGGGCTGATTTACTCAGTCATGAAAGCACCGAGGAGGCAATAGAGCGCCGCTGCCAGCTGCTGGCGCAACGGGACGGCAAGACGGACCTTGAACTAAAGGAACTGGACCTTTTAATCGCCCACAGCACCAAGCTGCGGGCGCAGGCGAATAAGCATAAGGAGAAGCTGGCAGAGGCACGCGGGCGCGGCGGCTCCGGCCGCGGCTCCGGCGACGGTGAAGAGGAGGACGGCCAGCCGCGCAAGAAACGTCAGTATAAGAAAAATGATATAAGCGGCCTTAACCAGGACGACTTTGACGAGTGGGCGAAAGAGTACCTTTTTGGCTATCAGAAACACCTGCGCCTCAACATTGGCCAGCAGGTGCGCAACATCCTCAAAAGCCGCCAGATCGGTGCCACCTGGTATTTTGCGTTTGAAGCGTTTGAAAATGCCGTACTGACGGGCGACCCGCAGATTTTTCTTTCTGCGAGTAAGGCGCAGGCGGAGGTGTTCCGCTCGTACATTGTGAACATCGCGGAGCAGTATTTTGGCATCACGCTGACGGGTAACCCTATCCGGCTGAGCAACGGCGCAGAGTTGCGTTTTCTCTCCACAAACAAAAATACCGCGCAGTCCTACAGCGGCCACCTGTACTGCGATGAATATTTCTGGGTGCCGAACTTTGCACGCCTGAACGAAGTGGCCAGCGCCATGGCCACGCACGATAAATGGCGTACCACGTACTTTTCCACGCCATCGGCCAAAACGCACCAGGCCTATCCGTTCTGGACAGGGGAAGAGTGGAAGCTCGGCAGCAAAAAGCGTGCGGCGACCACCTTCCCGAAATTCAGCGAACTGCGGGACGGCGGGCGGCTGTGTCCCGATGGCCAGTGGCGTTACGTCATTACCCTGGAAGACGCGATCAAGGGCGGCTTTAACCTCGCCAGCATCGATAAACTGAGGAACCGGTATAACGCTGACACGTTCAACATGCTCTATATGTGCGTGTTCGTTGACAGCAAAAACTCGGTGTTCAAGTTCAGCGACCTGGAGGCGTGCGCCGTCGATGTATCGGCATGGCAGGACCATGATCCCGAAGCGCTCCGGCCATTCGGCAATCGCCCGGTGTGGGGCGGGTTTGACCCTGCACGCTCCGGCGACCTGTCCACGTTTGTTATCGTCGCGCCACCACAGCATGACGGCGAAAAGTTCCGCGTGCTGCGGGTGTTCAACTGGAGGGGAATGAATTTCCGCTGGCAGGCTAAGCAGATCGAAAAGCTGTTTAAACACTACAACTTCACCTATCTGGGCGTTGACGTGACGGGCATCGGCTCCGGCGTGTTCGACAACATCCAACACTTTGCGCTGCGCGTGGCCGTGGCGATTCGCTATGACCGCCACACCAAGGACCAGCTGGTACTAAAAGCGGCTGACGTGGTAGGCAGCAGGCGCATTGAGTGGGATCGGGATTTGAAGGAGATCCCGGCCTCGTTTATGTCCATCCGTCACACCACGACAAGCAGCGGCAACGCCATGACGTTTGTCGCTGACCGCAGCCCGGAAACGGGCCACGCGGAAGCGTTCTGGGCCATATCGCACGCGCTTCACAATGAACCGCTCAACTACGAAAACAAGCCAAAATCCAAATGGGGGCTGAAGAAAGCAGCATGA
- a CDS encoding phage portal protein, with translation MTKKQWRPASRKKKSAPAEKQRHMSIITFDKPEPVLTTGTDYREIWYDNDFEHYTLPIDRLALAQLVNLNGQHGGILHARKNMLLSGYVGGGLTHDQLEGAAMDFFTFGDLAIVKIRNGWDEVTGLEPMPGLYMRRRKDGCFVVLQDGEPLVYPPEDVIFIKMYDPQQQIYGLPDYIGGVHSALLNSEAVIFRRRYYHNGAHTGGILYTRDPAMTDEVEEEIGRQLEQSKGIGNFSTILVNIPGGDADAVKFIEMGDIGAKDEFANVKNISAQDVLNAHRFPAGLAGIIPQNAAGLGNPETARDTYRKDEVLPIQRRLAAAVSNDPEVPDRLHLTFADETTNKDAV, from the coding sequence ATGACTAAAAAACAATGGCGACCTGCCAGCAGGAAAAAGAAAAGCGCCCCGGCTGAAAAGCAGCGCCACATGAGCATTATCACGTTTGATAAGCCGGAACCCGTGCTGACCACCGGAACGGACTACCGCGAAATCTGGTATGACAACGATTTTGAGCACTACACGCTGCCGATTGACCGCCTCGCCCTGGCGCAGCTGGTCAACCTCAACGGCCAGCACGGTGGCATCCTGCACGCCCGCAAAAACATGCTGCTATCCGGCTATGTCGGGGGCGGCCTGACGCATGACCAGCTGGAAGGGGCGGCGATGGATTTTTTCACCTTCGGCGACCTGGCCATTGTGAAAATCCGCAACGGCTGGGACGAGGTGACCGGGCTGGAACCCATGCCCGGCCTGTACATGCGCCGCCGCAAGGATGGCTGTTTTGTGGTATTGCAGGACGGCGAGCCGCTGGTATACCCGCCCGAAGACGTCATTTTTATCAAAATGTACGACCCCCAGCAGCAGATTTACGGCCTGCCGGACTATATCGGCGGCGTACACTCCGCGCTGCTGAACAGTGAGGCGGTGATTTTCCGGCGCCGCTACTATCACAACGGCGCACACACGGGCGGCATTTTGTACACGCGCGACCCGGCCATGACGGACGAAGTGGAAGAAGAGATCGGACGGCAGCTGGAGCAAAGCAAGGGGATCGGCAACTTCAGCACTATCCTGGTGAATATTCCGGGCGGTGATGCTGACGCGGTGAAGTTTATCGAGATGGGTGATATTGGCGCGAAGGATGAATTTGCGAACGTGAAGAACATCAGCGCACAGGACGTGCTCAACGCGCACCGCTTCCCGGCAGGGCTGGCGGGTATCATCCCGCAGAACGCGGCAGGACTCGGCAACCCGGAGACGGCCCGCGACACATACCGCAAGGATGAAGTGCTGCCGATTCAGCGACGACTCGCCGCAGCGGTTAGCAACGACCCGGAAGTACCGGATCGTCTTCACCTGACATTTGCAGACGAAACAACTAACAAGGATGCAGTGTGA
- a CDS encoding ogr/Delta-like zinc finger family protein gives MRVLKIECTECGSKAIIRKTNRKHRELADIYCACTDVECGHTFVMNLTFSHTLSQSAKTGNMLIQQIVNSMSPEQRQITLNLLQPSNA, from the coding sequence ATGCGCGTATTGAAAATTGAATGCACTGAGTGCGGTTCTAAAGCGATTATCCGCAAGACGAACAGAAAACACCGAGAACTTGCTGATATTTATTGCGCCTGCACTGACGTGGAGTGTGGCCATACTTTTGTTATGAATCTGACCTTTTCACACACACTAAGTCAAAGCGCTAAGACCGGAAACATGCTGATACAGCAGATCGTAAATTCTATGTCTCCTGAACAGAGGCAGATTACCCTAAACCTCTTACAGCCCAGCAACGCTTAA
- a CDS encoding replication endonuclease, whose amino-acid sequence MSGTHEINFAPEHYHAVNKFRRDVFAPGAPRDISIIELKLWHADAVDHSWRSQFLHDMPDFLAGYFGHRYETLLKSGKSGRRRANTFLRNTIGKNVLPRLKKVTQQWQKDYTHGMPSPFKDQLDSLPTYDRQQIRDLSYDVANYLGEAFNVWTEETAPEQAPDKKEAAQRTANAYVYLAQEAIRCGTTPPYWESVKKTGRIKRRHAESGLLRMMAPEWWRIRLKRRRDLQREHMAIAVGQVQRSATAYVSRSTLGEWVEQKKRNREFFKRFDLINGDGDRISMAATVDRSNANPAIRRCELMARMRGFEDIANDMGCAGVFYTITAPSRYHSVHRRGGFVSQWNGSSPRETQKYLCKVWSKIRAALSREEIHLFGFRVVEPHHDGTPHWHMLFFMLPEHKARATEIMAKYAREEDADELNTPQAMKARFHAEDIDPAKGSATGYIAKYISKNIDGYALDDEKDGETDGNAREMAKAVSAWSSRWRIRQFQQIGGAPVTVWRELRRMRGQTLDDPRMDAVLASADVAVDWAAYTQAQGGPLVARDDLVIRLAYEITECGNEYGEDVQRVQGIYSPQVAGSEVPTRLVKWEKVAKLSEAPAEDAVPGRNAAPWSSVNNCTGAERRRLELELKSRGFEGSEDEIAILMRGSGLDYAGVGKLRYRNGKISEESAGTPGEMWPGWC is encoded by the coding sequence GGCGCAGTCAGTTCCTGCATGATATGCCCGACTTCCTCGCCGGGTATTTTGGCCACCGTTACGAAACGCTGCTGAAGTCAGGCAAGAGCGGGCGCCGCCGCGCTAATACGTTTTTACGCAACACCATCGGAAAGAACGTATTACCACGGCTGAAGAAGGTCACGCAGCAGTGGCAGAAAGACTATACCCACGGGATGCCATCCCCCTTTAAAGACCAGCTGGACAGCCTGCCGACCTATGACCGCCAGCAAATCCGTGATCTCTCCTATGACGTGGCCAACTATCTGGGCGAAGCGTTTAACGTCTGGACGGAAGAAACCGCGCCAGAACAAGCCCCCGATAAAAAAGAAGCCGCACAGCGCACAGCTAATGCTTATGTGTATCTGGCGCAGGAGGCGATCAGGTGTGGCACCACGCCGCCTTACTGGGAGTCTGTTAAGAAGACCGGGCGCATAAAGCGTCGCCATGCTGAAAGCGGTTTGCTGCGCATGATGGCCCCGGAGTGGTGGCGTATACGTCTGAAGCGCCGCCGCGACCTGCAACGGGAACACATGGCCATCGCAGTGGGGCAGGTACAGCGATCTGCTACGGCCTATGTTTCGCGCAGCACGCTGGGCGAGTGGGTGGAGCAAAAGAAGCGAAACCGCGAGTTTTTTAAACGGTTTGATCTCATTAATGGCGACGGTGACCGCATATCGATGGCGGCCACCGTTGACCGCAGCAACGCTAACCCGGCAATCAGGAGATGTGAACTTATGGCACGTATGCGAGGTTTTGAAGATATCGCCAACGATATGGGGTGTGCGGGTGTGTTCTACACCATCACCGCGCCATCCCGCTATCACTCCGTACATCGTAGGGGCGGTTTCGTGTCCCAGTGGAACGGCAGCAGCCCGCGTGAGACGCAAAAGTATCTTTGCAAAGTGTGGTCAAAAATCCGCGCAGCGCTCTCGCGTGAAGAGATCCACCTGTTTGGCTTCCGTGTGGTTGAACCTCACCATGACGGGACACCGCACTGGCACATGCTGTTTTTCATGCTGCCGGAACACAAAGCCCGCGCCACTGAAATCATGGCGAAATATGCCCGTGAGGAAGATGCCGACGAGCTGAACACGCCGCAGGCTATGAAAGCCCGTTTCCATGCTGAAGATATCGATCCGGCTAAAGGCAGCGCCACGGGCTATATCGCCAAATACATATCAAAAAACATCGACGGTTACGCGCTTGATGATGAGAAAGACGGCGAGACGGACGGCAACGCCAGAGAAATGGCCAAGGCGGTCTCCGCGTGGTCTTCGCGCTGGCGCATCCGTCAGTTTCAGCAGATTGGTGGCGCACCCGTCACCGTGTGGCGTGAGCTGCGCAGGATGCGCGGGCAGACGCTGGACGATCCCCGGATGGATGCTGTGCTGGCTTCCGCAGACGTTGCCGTGGACTGGGCAGCATACACCCAGGCGCAGGGCGGCCCGCTGGTTGCGCGTGACGATCTGGTTATTCGCCTGGCTTATGAAATTACGGAGTGCGGCAACGAATATGGCGAAGACGTCCAGCGCGTGCAGGGGATCTATAGCCCGCAGGTTGCTGGCTCCGAGGTTCCCACTCGCCTGGTTAAGTGGGAAAAGGTTGCGAAGTTGTCCGAAGCGCCAGCGGAGGATGCTGTTCCAGGCCGCAACGCGGCCCCTTGGAGTTCTGTCAATAACTGTACGGGCGCGGAGCGCAGACGGTTAGAGCTGGAGTTAAAAAGTCGGGGTTTTGAGGGGAGCGAAGACGAAATAGCGATCCTGATGCGCGGCAGCGGGCTGGATTATGCCGGGGTTGGCAAACTGCGATACCGGAACGGCAAAATCAGTGAGGAAAGCGCGGGAACACCGGGCGAAATGTGGCCGGGGTGGTGCTAA